The segment AGCAAAGCCGCTGGGCATAGCGACACGCAGCTTCGCAATGTGGTCCGCGGTGATAGTCATCGTGAACGGACGCGAGGCATGAAAGACAGGCGCTGGTCGGCAACCGCATGCACAGATGTCTCCGCTGAGGGCCACTTCCTTGCCTCTATCTCTAGAGGGGATGCGCGGACCGACACAGACAATCACGCCCGGGCGCTTGCATACAGGGCAGTAGACGGCATCGCCCTCGCGGGCAACTGGCTTGCTGTGCCAGAAGTAGGAACTGCTGCCGCCAACGATGACAGCGCCGTTGTCGGCCTTGTCGCCTCTGACCAGATAGGTTCGGGTCACCATGGCGCGCCCTCAGCGTCGGAACGAACGTAAGCCAAGATCGGCGCAGGGCAGAGGTCTTTCGATCTCTCAAGATGAAGGTTATCGTTTCTGATTGAGGCCATTTTCCGTGTTCCATGAGCATGGCAGGTCGCCACCAAGACATGGAACTAGCCGTGCGGTATGGAATCAATCAGGCAAATCCTAAAGTGGCCGTTGAAATTGCGTCCATATATTCACCCGGCTCCATTGAACGATTCATGCGACTGACCGCATAAGCTATGACATCGGACAGCGAAACCGCTTCCTCCAACGACGTCGCGCTCGTGTGCCAGGCCATCGTGGCCGCCTATGGCATAGACGTGATCAATGTGCGTGAAGTCGTACGGGGGGTGAACCGCACCTTCTCCCTCTGCGACTCTGGCGATCGGACGCTTCGCCAGTACAGAACCCATGGCCGGGGCGAAGACGATGTTGACGCCGAGTTGCGGTTGCTTGAGCGGATCGAGCAGGATGAGGTGCTGGCAGTATCGGTCGCACATCCAACGCTAGAAGGAGCGCGTAGCTTTCGTGTTGCCCTGTCGGATGGCGCGATGCGTCATGCAGCGTTGTTCTATGGGGCAGACGGGCGTCCGTTGGAAATGACGAGGGATGATCTTGGCGTGGCAGCGCAGGCGCTGAAACGCCTTCATGACCAGCCGTCGCTAAAGGATTACGCGCCTCGCAGGCAAATCGCAGATATTCGTGAAGCTGGTCGGACGCTGAACCGTCTAGCAGAAAAATTCACCTTCGCTGGAAGTGCCGTCGGTTGCGGTTCGGGAGCGTTGTGAGCGCTTGGTGGCGGCGGGCTGGTCGGCTGCTGAGATGCCGTTCGGCTTTTGCCACGGCGACTATCGTGTGGGGAACATGCGGATCGATGGCCCCCGGATCACGTTATTCGACTTCGACGATTGCGGATGCGGGCTGCAATGGTTCGATCTGGCCACCATTGGATGGTGGCTTGAGATTGACGGCAGATGCGATGCGGCCTTTTTGTGGCGCGCGTTCGTCAGTGCCTACATGCCGGCATTGCATGGATCTCTGGCCTTCTGCCATGCAATCTCGCTTCTGATCCTACTTAACGAGATTAACTCGATTCGCTTCTTGCTCGATTACTGTGCACTGGATGATGATCGGTGGCGCGACGTGTGCAAGCGCCTGGATGATATGAGCTACCGGGCGGTATCGGGGCAGCTTGCGATTAACCGTTGGCCTGCGTGAACATGCTGCAATGCCTGTCGATGGGGCCTCACGTGAATCTGTATGGTGCAATGAAAGTGCGCGCTGCGAAGCAGGGCGATCTGGGGTGGTTGCAGGTCCTGGGGAGATTCCTGCTTGCTGACCCAGCTTCATAAATGGAGCCTGGGGAGAGGCTCGCCACCGCAACCCAGCGGCGACGCCAATCTTTCCCAGTCGCCTAGCCCATGGGCTGGCGAAAGTAACTCCGCCCAGATAAGCCAGATAGCAGATTCTGCGCCGCGTAGCACTGCATGGCCGCCTTGAAGACTTCTGCGTTGCCGGCAAAGCGGGTGTAGTAGGTCTTCTTGGAAATGCCGGCGGCGGCAATGGCCTCCACGCTGGTGGCGCCAAAGCCATGCTCGATGATGAGCCGGCCGGGGTGACCCATGCACTACACCTCCGGCTGTGACCGCTCGCAAGCGGCTGTCCAGGGGCTTAGGTAGCTCTAAGCCATTTGTAGGCTCAACCTTACAATGGCTTACCGTTGTTCCATCCGCGGCTCGGCTCGGCGACGGGTTCTGATTGAGGCGGCGGGGCCTGAGGCTTCGTGCCCCTCGTCCATCCGCGACTTGGCTCGGCGGCAGGCTCAAATCGAGGCGGCGGCGCGTGGCGGTTCGCTCGCGGCCTGCCAGGCGGCGGGGTCGAAGCGGTCACTTGCCCCGGCGCGCAAAGGGCGGCGACAGAATCGTGCTCGTCCCCTGTAGCCGTATGGACGATCGCTATTGCTTCGTCCATGTTCAGGCCATCATCCGCTAGTACGCGCAGGCATTCGATTAGATTTTCTCTGGTAGGGCGATAGTGCCCACTGGCGTTGGAGATTTCGCGAAGGATGCCTTCTTTGACCACAATCTCGCCAGCGCAGATCACACTATTGCCAGCATTGAGCGACGAGTGATTGAATTGCGAGCTGACGTTGCCGACCAGGCGCCCGTTTTCGGTGCTGTTCTGCACGAACAGGTTTCCGTAGAGATCCATGGCATAGATCGTGATGCCCTTGGGCGTCGAATACCAGGCACCGTTGCGGCTAAGCCGCCCATTTGACACGGTAAGCATCGTTCCAAGGCGCTCATGCTTGCGCATATAGTGGACATACATGCTTTGGCTCGAGATGGGAGCCAGCTTCTCGTAGGCAGTGAAGTCCTCTGGCCTGAACTGATCGAACGGTCGACCTTGGACCAACGGAGATGGCTGCCTTGTGTGAACATCATGGGCGAAGCTTCCGCCCACCGGCGAAATCGTCACGTCCAATCCATACGTTATCGCATCGCGAAACTGGTTCCTAGCTTGAATGAACAGCATTCGCTCGACGGAGTAGCCCAGGTTGAAGGGGAACGCCTATGCGGGGGCCGTAGAGTTGCTTCTTGCGTTGGAACTGCTCGTAATTCATAAGTAAGAGCACCTGCTTGCGAAGGTCCTGCACAGCAACGCTTCGCAACGCGCTGTTCTTCGATTCTTTCCCCTCCTTAATCTTCATCCACTCGTCACACGCACCCAAGAGGGTGCCAAGATGCTGCATACGCCCATCTGCTGTCGGCGGTGGATTGGTCACCCATGTCTCCAGCAGAAAGTCGATTTGCAGTAGCTTCTTCCTGCCTCGAAAGCCAGAAAGCGCAGTCTTACTCTTAAATGCCTCCAGACTGATCAGGGTGGGTTTCATGTGGTGCCTCCTGTAGACTGGAATGATGAGCAGTGCTAGCGCCGGCTTTCGCGCAGCGCTATTGGCTCAGCAAAGGTAGTCCATCATGAGTCCGCGCCAGGCCCTGTGCAATACCTGGAAACTGGTAGTAGTGAATGTACCCATTACCAGTGAGAGGACCGCAAGGCCGGGGAACAGGAGTCCGATGGCAACAAAAAAAGGTTCTTCGAAGAATTCCGGGGAACGCTGCGCGGATTTTGAGGAAGAAGGCCAACTTGTGCGGCGCTATGCCGCTCAGGAAGCGGACGCGTAACCCGTCGGTCCGTCGCGAGAAACACCGCTACAAACAGGCAGACACCAATGGCGTAGGAGAGAGACGCCCGCAGCCGTTTGCCCGGCCGGCGCAGAAAGACAAAAAGCAAAAGCAACAGACCGATGAGCGCCAATACAGCTGCGCAGAAAACGGTGGTGCCAGCTATCGCAGCTAATGGGCCGGTTGTGGCTCGTGCGAGTGTAACGGGCGTCCGAGCGGCAATCACCGCGAACGTTATACCCAGCAAGGTCATGGCCGCGGCACATAGAATCCACTAGGCGAACCACCTTGCTTGCGTTGCGGTTCATCTACCTAAGCCCGTCTATCCCCGTCGTCAAATCGCGCTAGATGGGGGAGGGCACGCAGGAAAAAATGGTTGATGCTGTGCTATCCCACGGTACCCCGTCCGGCGCGACCGTTGGATGGAGCCCAAACTC is part of the Cupriavidus necator genome and harbors:
- a CDS encoding PAAR domain-containing protein; this translates as MVTRTYLVRGDKADNGAVIVGGSSSYFWHSKPVAREGDAVYCPVCKRPGVIVCVGPRIPSRDRGKEVALSGDICACGCRPAPVFHASRPFTMTITADHIAKLRVAMPSGFAATTQALHSGEPASYDQRIQLLDEGSGRPLANWRYRLIGDTGTHEGHTDSNGFTTPVFADRAATVRLVVFGEGA
- a CDS encoding phosphotransferase, whose amino-acid sequence is MPFGFCHGDYRVGNMRIDGPRITLFDFDDCGCGLQWFDLATIGWWLEIDGRCDAAFLWRAFVSAYMPALHGSLAFCHAISLLILLNEINSIRFLLDYCALDDDRWRDVCKRLDDMSYRAVSGQLAINRWPA
- a CDS encoding helix-turn-helix domain-containing protein — translated: MGHPGRLIIEHGFGATSVEAIAAAGISKKTYYTRFAGNAEVFKAAMQCYAAQNLLSGLSGRSYFRQPMG